One part of the Mariniblastus fucicola genome encodes these proteins:
- a CDS encoding excinuclease ABC subunit UvrA, producing MPNANIELTHVRVNNLKELCLTIPHGQWLSLCGLSGSGKSSLAFDTLYAEGQRRYMEALSVKTRQFVQQLNRPEADHISGLPPAIAIRAPKGTPGPRTTLASASEIDPMLRLLFAKVADSFCPNCGRPVSRDTPQSVADWLLESEAGHRAVIAWPVALDADLVEVFADAIREGFVRAIVGGKFVDLENLSGISLPNGSSSVYIVVDRVKTGDANPQRITESLESTFFCGSGMATVFIQSEAGNQEIDGTNYEQHSFSTEAACANCDITLPVLEPRLFSTSNPQSACATCKGTGLLRDTLEPCHACAATRFQTLPLAFRVGGKNFAQICSLSVSQTIDFLESLRLSEMKQQTVASVIEQMKTRLGYLQETGLGYLTLDRSLRTLSSGEAQRVLLTTVLGTTLVNVLFVLDEPSIGLHSQDVERLVRSIGDLHSRGNTVVVVDHEPDVIRAAERIVEIGPGAGGEGGEVVFDGNLDEILVDEKSLTGQYLSRRRGQSAGQENRRKSHRFMKLIGASGNNLKNINIEFPLGVLCAVTGVSGAGKTSLVQNTLFGAVSKKFDTDIAGTLPYEEIHGADWVSEVVLVDASPIGKSSRSNPVTYVKAFSEIRNCFAETPDANKRNFGPGKFSFNVAGGRCEKCRGDGQLSLNMQFMADLWVTCDQCSGTRYREDVLAVRYRDRNIAQVLAMTVRQAFPFFRGHPAVQTKLKALIDVGLEYIQLGQAANTLSSGESQRLKLAHYLNTAKNRRVLFIMDQPTTGLHPHDIIRLLDCFNSLISVGHSMIVVEHNLNFIKHADWIVDLGPGAAEQGGTVVATGTPEQVSANEASVTGQYLREVIAASG from the coding sequence ATGCCCAATGCAAATATTGAACTGACTCACGTTCGAGTCAACAACCTGAAAGAACTGTGCTTGACCATCCCGCACGGGCAGTGGCTTTCGCTGTGCGGACTTAGTGGCAGTGGCAAATCGAGCCTTGCCTTCGACACGCTCTACGCCGAAGGCCAGCGGCGATACATGGAAGCGCTTTCAGTAAAGACGCGACAGTTCGTGCAGCAGCTGAATCGTCCGGAAGCAGATCATATCTCGGGCTTGCCTCCCGCGATCGCAATCCGGGCTCCGAAAGGTACGCCTGGCCCTCGGACCACGCTGGCTTCAGCCTCCGAAATCGATCCGATGTTGCGTTTGTTGTTTGCAAAAGTCGCCGATTCGTTTTGCCCGAATTGTGGTCGCCCCGTTTCTCGCGACACGCCTCAATCGGTTGCCGATTGGCTATTGGAATCCGAAGCAGGTCACCGCGCGGTGATCGCCTGGCCTGTCGCACTCGACGCAGACCTCGTCGAAGTCTTCGCGGACGCGATCAGAGAAGGATTCGTTCGCGCGATCGTCGGAGGAAAGTTCGTTGACCTGGAAAACCTGAGCGGCATTTCGCTGCCGAACGGGTCCAGTTCCGTTTACATCGTGGTCGATCGTGTCAAAACCGGCGACGCAAATCCGCAGCGGATCACGGAATCGCTCGAGTCCACTTTCTTTTGCGGCAGTGGCATGGCGACGGTGTTCATCCAGAGTGAAGCGGGAAATCAGGAAATCGATGGCACGAACTACGAGCAGCATTCTTTCTCCACCGAAGCCGCTTGCGCGAATTGCGACATTACGTTACCGGTCCTCGAACCGCGATTGTTTTCTACTTCGAATCCGCAATCCGCGTGTGCGACTTGCAAAGGCACCGGCTTACTCCGTGACACGCTCGAACCCTGCCACGCCTGCGCGGCGACGCGATTTCAAACGCTGCCTCTTGCGTTTCGTGTCGGCGGCAAGAATTTTGCTCAAATCTGTTCGCTGAGCGTTTCGCAGACGATTGATTTTCTGGAATCGCTTCGGCTTTCAGAAATGAAACAGCAAACCGTCGCTTCGGTCATCGAACAGATGAAAACGCGGCTTGGATATCTGCAGGAAACGGGACTGGGCTACCTCACTCTCGATCGATCACTGCGAACGCTCAGTTCCGGCGAAGCCCAACGTGTGCTGCTGACAACCGTGCTTGGCACGACTTTGGTCAATGTGCTGTTCGTGCTGGACGAACCCTCAATCGGGCTGCATTCGCAGGACGTTGAGCGTCTTGTTCGTTCGATCGGCGACCTGCATTCTCGTGGCAATACGGTTGTCGTGGTGGATCATGAGCCCGACGTGATTCGCGCTGCGGAGCGGATTGTGGAGATTGGTCCCGGCGCGGGCGGAGAAGGCGGTGAAGTTGTTTTCGATGGCAATCTGGACGAGATTCTGGTTGATGAGAAATCGTTGACCGGACAGTATCTTTCGCGGCGGCGCGGGCAAAGCGCTGGCCAGGAAAACCGTCGCAAGTCACATCGGTTTATGAAACTGATCGGAGCCAGCGGCAACAATCTGAAGAACATCAACATCGAGTTTCCGCTGGGCGTTTTGTGTGCAGTGACCGGAGTCAGCGGCGCGGGGAAAACGTCGCTGGTGCAGAACACGCTGTTCGGCGCGGTCAGCAAAAAGTTCGACACCGATATCGCGGGCACACTGCCGTACGAAGAAATCCACGGTGCCGATTGGGTTAGCGAAGTCGTGCTGGTCGATGCGTCACCGATTGGAAAGTCTTCACGCAGCAACCCGGTGACTTACGTCAAAGCGTTTTCCGAGATCAGAAATTGCTTTGCGGAAACGCCGGACGCTAACAAGCGAAACTTTGGGCCAGGCAAGTTCAGTTTCAATGTTGCTGGCGGACGCTGTGAAAAATGTCGCGGCGACGGACAGCTTTCGTTGAACATGCAGTTCATGGCGGACTTGTGGGTGACCTGCGATCAGTGCAGCGGCACGCGATATCGGGAAGACGTTCTTGCAGTTCGATATCGCGATCGAAACATTGCTCAGGTTTTGGCGATGACGGTTCGCCAAGCGTTTCCTTTCTTCCGCGGCCATCCGGCGGTGCAGACAAAACTGAAAGCGCTGATCGATGTTGGTTTGGAATACATTCAGCTTGGCCAGGCCGCAAACACGCTCTCCTCGGGCGAATCGCAGAGATTAAAACTGGCTCACTATTTAAACACGGCCAAGAACCGGAGAGTGTTGTTCATCATGGATCAGCCGACGACGGGCTTGCATCCGCACGACATCATTCGATTGCTGGATTGCTTCAACAGCCTGATCTCAGTCGGGCATTCGATGATTGTGGTGGAACACAATTTGAACTTCATCAAGCACGCGGACTGGATCGTCGATCTTGGTCCGGGAGCAGCAGAGCAGGGCGGTACGGTTGTGGCGACCGGGACGCCGGAGCAGGTCTCTGCAAATGAAGCTTCCGTTACGGGTCAATATTTGCGAGAAGTCATCGCGGCGAGTGGGTAG
- the ftsH gene encoding ATP-dependent zinc metalloprotease FtsH codes for MDDKEARNNRENENEQGARPPMRGFPIWLLVSLLMMFLLYTLLYPAQRASRISYGYFEKLIEGNDPQGKSYKDGNGDEIGSMIESVEIGPSSATGTFKVIPDPEPTFNTSGELVPPKDTEKLEKHFIVEIGSLDEMSRADLMKTLRAAGVEKVSFEQQTQPWVYQLLFLALMTLGIIGIMMFMMRRQSQMMGGGGFLSNFSRSTAKRYEPNEAPVTFKDVAGLEGVKADLQEIVDFLKDPTKFQKLGGRVPKGVLLVGPPGTGKTLLARAVAGEANVPYFNVNGSEFIQMFVGVGASRVRDLFAQAKEQSPAIIFIDEIDAVGRQRGAGLGGGHDEREQTLNQILGEMDGFDKTDSVIILAATNRPDILDPALLRPGRFDRHVTVSRPTKAGRFAIFKVHVRDVPLSDDVDLEAMAEATAGMTGADIQNLVNEAALWAARKNKNKVEMDDFYHAHDKVLMGAAREEVLTEKEKERTAYHEAGHTIAAWFLDGGSPVHKVTIIPRGQALGVTQMVHDEDRMNLSEQEIRDHLIMLLAGRGAESIIYDELTVGAENDLERATSMARRMVTHWGMSEKLGPVSYKMSDEDPFLGREMQKSRLFSEHTMEVIDEEVHRILSEAQQAANDLLLKHRDNLQAITDGLMKNEELDRYEIADLIGPSVHGELVRPGRAKSEPSKNGTATSQDEVSQSDSETNAESETKTETASDQT; via the coding sequence ATGGACGACAAAGAGGCCCGAAACAACCGGGAAAACGAAAACGAACAGGGCGCCCGCCCGCCCATGCGGGGATTCCCGATTTGGCTGCTCGTCTCGCTTCTGATGATGTTCCTGCTGTACACGTTGCTGTACCCGGCTCAACGTGCGTCCCGCATCTCCTACGGATACTTTGAAAAGCTGATTGAAGGCAATGACCCGCAGGGCAAGTCATACAAAGACGGAAATGGCGACGAGATTGGTTCGATGATCGAGTCAGTCGAAATCGGGCCCAGCAGTGCGACCGGGACGTTCAAGGTCATTCCGGACCCCGAGCCAACGTTCAATACCAGTGGCGAACTGGTTCCGCCGAAAGACACCGAAAAACTGGAAAAGCATTTCATCGTGGAGATCGGTTCGCTAGACGAGATGTCACGCGCTGATTTGATGAAAACGCTACGAGCCGCTGGCGTCGAAAAAGTCAGCTTCGAGCAACAGACTCAACCCTGGGTTTACCAGCTGTTGTTCCTGGCCCTGATGACGCTGGGGATCATCGGAATCATGATGTTCATGATGCGCCGCCAGAGCCAGATGATGGGCGGCGGAGGATTCCTGTCGAACTTTTCTCGAAGCACCGCGAAACGATACGAGCCAAACGAGGCACCGGTTACGTTCAAGGATGTGGCCGGGCTTGAGGGCGTCAAAGCTGACCTGCAGGAAATCGTAGACTTTCTGAAGGACCCGACCAAGTTTCAAAAGCTTGGCGGCCGCGTTCCGAAAGGTGTCCTGTTGGTCGGACCTCCGGGAACGGGAAAGACGTTGCTGGCGCGAGCGGTTGCGGGCGAAGCCAACGTTCCGTACTTCAATGTCAACGGTTCTGAATTTATTCAGATGTTCGTCGGCGTCGGTGCCAGTCGCGTGCGTGACCTGTTCGCACAAGCCAAAGAACAATCGCCAGCCATTATCTTTATCGACGAGATCGATGCCGTCGGTCGACAGCGTGGCGCCGGACTTGGTGGCGGCCACGATGAGCGTGAACAAACGTTGAACCAGATCCTTGGCGAAATGGACGGCTTCGACAAAACTGACTCAGTAATCATTCTTGCGGCGACAAACCGTCCTGACATTCTTGATCCGGCTTTGCTTCGTCCTGGCCGTTTTGATCGTCATGTCACCGTTAGCCGTCCGACCAAAGCCGGTCGTTTTGCGATCTTTAAAGTCCACGTCCGTGACGTTCCGCTTTCGGATGACGTCGATTTGGAAGCCATGGCAGAAGCGACAGCGGGAATGACCGGTGCTGACATCCAAAATTTGGTCAATGAAGCGGCACTCTGGGCGGCACGGAAGAACAAGAACAAAGTCGAGATGGATGACTTTTATCATGCCCATGACAAAGTCCTGATGGGTGCGGCCCGCGAAGAAGTGCTGACTGAAAAAGAAAAAGAGCGCACGGCCTATCACGAAGCCGGCCACACGATCGCGGCGTGGTTCCTCGACGGTGGCAGCCCGGTCCATAAAGTCACGATCATCCCTCGAGGTCAGGCTTTGGGCGTGACGCAAATGGTTCACGATGAAGACCGTATGAATTTGTCAGAGCAGGAGATTCGGGATCACCTGATCATGCTGCTGGCCGGTCGCGGCGCGGAATCAATCATTTACGATGAACTCACGGTCGGTGCCGAGAACGATCTTGAGCGTGCTACTTCGATGGCCCGCCGGATGGTGACGCATTGGGGCATGAGTGAGAAACTTGGCCCGGTCAGTTACAAGATGTCCGACGAAGATCCGTTTCTCGGTCGCGAAATGCAGAAATCGCGACTGTTCAGCGAGCACACGATGGAAGTGATCGACGAGGAAGTCCATCGTATCCTTTCAGAAGCTCAGCAGGCGGCTAACGATTTGCTGCTCAAGCATCGCGACAATCTGCAGGCGATCACTGATGGCCTGATGAAGAATGAAGAACTGGATCGTTATGAGATTGCGGACCTGATCGGACCATCCGTTCACGGAGAACTCGTCCGCCCCGGTCGTGCGAAATCGGAACCCTCCAAAAATGGCACGGCTACTTCGCAGGATGAGGTTTCGCAATCAGATTCAGAGACGAATGCTGAATCGGAAACGAAAACCGAAACCGCGTCGGACCAGACATGA
- a CDS encoding DUF1570 domain-containing protein yields MHSPRTFLIAAVVVVGCFALALSNCCAQIKLTELQLSDKKTYLLKTSTGNRYAGRVDLADPTGLVMTRRNGRIVILEPHEIKSIKKVDDTFYAKSFQQMRASLQKEFGSKYVVSATRHFLVVHPPGDYERWALPFEQLYARFEAYFKTRGFVITEPEFPMVAIVLRTRNEFVQMAKVRDIPAGVVGYYAFHSNRLIAYQRKIPWRNSSQNWADTMDTIIHEATHQTAANTGIHSRLGVNPRWVTEGLATMFEAKGVNNYFKYPEFKTRINWEQLHALRELYENGKVEGTVEQLVNGDSVFDHDSNRAYAVSWALSLYLAERNPHRYVQYLEMLQQDEFSSSLNASNRAKYFFKAFGEPAGIEADLRRFVNRMPKSEDK; encoded by the coding sequence ATGCACTCGCCCCGAACTTTCCTGATAGCAGCAGTCGTCGTTGTTGGCTGTTTCGCGCTCGCACTGAGTAACTGTTGTGCGCAGATCAAGTTAACGGAACTGCAGCTGAGCGACAAGAAAACGTACTTGCTCAAGACCAGCACCGGCAACCGATATGCCGGGCGAGTCGACCTCGCGGATCCGACCGGACTGGTGATGACTCGTCGCAACGGGAGGATCGTAATCCTCGAGCCTCACGAAATCAAATCGATCAAGAAAGTCGACGACACTTTCTACGCCAAGTCGTTCCAACAAATGCGAGCCAGCTTACAGAAGGAGTTCGGCTCGAAGTACGTCGTTTCGGCAACTCGTCACTTTTTGGTTGTCCATCCCCCTGGAGACTACGAACGTTGGGCGCTGCCGTTTGAGCAACTGTACGCCCGGTTTGAGGCGTACTTCAAGACCCGTGGTTTTGTGATCACAGAGCCTGAATTTCCCATGGTGGCCATCGTTTTGCGGACTCGCAACGAGTTTGTGCAGATGGCGAAAGTTCGTGACATCCCCGCTGGCGTCGTCGGCTACTACGCGTTTCACAGTAACCGGCTGATTGCGTATCAGCGAAAAATTCCGTGGAGAAATTCCAGCCAAAACTGGGCTGACACGATGGACACTATCATTCACGAAGCCACCCATCAGACCGCCGCCAATACGGGCATCCACAGTCGCTTGGGCGTCAACCCAAGATGGGTCACCGAAGGTCTTGCGACAATGTTCGAGGCGAAAGGTGTCAACAACTACTTCAAGTATCCGGAATTCAAAACCCGGATCAACTGGGAGCAGCTTCATGCGCTGCGGGAGTTGTATGAAAACGGCAAGGTCGAAGGCACGGTTGAACAATTGGTGAATGGCGATTCAGTTTTCGACCACGATTCGAATCGAGCCTACGCCGTTTCCTGGGCTCTTTCGCTGTATCTCGCTGAACGGAATCCGCATCGCTACGTGCAGTATCTGGAAATGCTGCAGCAGGACGAATTCTCTTCCTCGCTCAATGCCTCCAATCGAGCAAAATATTTCTTTAAGGCGTTTGGCGAACCGGCAGGAATCGAAGCTGACTTGCGGCGCTTCGTCAATCGGATGCCGAAATCCGAAGACAAATAG
- a CDS encoding ThiF family adenylyltransferase, with protein MADSQNNPELLSRYSRQIRFPKIGVEGQQRLAESTALLVGCGALGSMIASTLCRAGVGNLRIVDRDFLELSNLQRQFLFSEKDVESGLPKSIAAQRRLAEINSSVNVEAFVEDVDSQNIRRLVEGVDVIVDGTDNFETRFLINDAAISQGVPWVYGGCLGADGQSMTIVPGESACLNCLMLDGPPPPGTSDTCDSFGVLGPIIGTIASIQSMEAIKILSGNVESVSKKLTIIGLWSNEFRTMDVSTLREKVDCPTCKQRNFEWLSGERGSQSAIMCGRNAVQLSFAKRESIDLDSLAARLRPLGTVEQNPFLLRFHIDDFSITAFADGRAIVSGTEEVAVAKKLYAQYLGV; from the coding sequence GTGGCCGATTCGCAAAACAATCCAGAGCTCCTGTCTCGCTACAGCCGCCAGATTCGATTTCCAAAAATCGGTGTCGAAGGCCAGCAGCGACTTGCTGAATCAACGGCGTTACTCGTCGGCTGTGGAGCACTTGGTTCGATGATCGCATCGACGCTCTGTCGTGCCGGCGTGGGCAACTTGCGAATCGTAGACCGGGACTTCCTGGAACTTAGCAACCTTCAGCGCCAGTTTCTGTTCAGCGAAAAAGACGTTGAGTCCGGTTTGCCGAAATCGATCGCGGCGCAGCGAAGGCTGGCCGAAATCAACAGCAGCGTCAACGTTGAGGCTTTCGTCGAAGACGTCGACTCACAAAACATTCGTCGCCTGGTCGAGGGAGTCGACGTTATCGTCGACGGCACAGACAACTTTGAAACGCGTTTTCTGATCAACGATGCTGCCATCAGCCAGGGCGTTCCGTGGGTTTACGGCGGTTGCCTGGGCGCCGACGGGCAATCGATGACAATCGTGCCTGGCGAATCCGCCTGCCTCAACTGCCTGATGCTGGACGGACCTCCGCCGCCGGGAACGTCTGACACCTGCGACTCGTTCGGCGTGCTCGGTCCGATCATCGGCACCATCGCTTCGATTCAATCGATGGAAGCCATCAAGATTCTTTCTGGAAACGTCGAATCGGTTTCGAAAAAGCTGACGATCATCGGGCTGTGGTCCAACGAGTTCCGCACGATGGATGTGTCGACGCTGCGTGAGAAAGTCGACTGTCCGACTTGCAAACAGCGAAACTTCGAATGGCTTTCTGGCGAACGTGGCAGCCAGTCCGCGATCATGTGCGGACGCAACGCTGTCCAGCTCAGTTTTGCCAAACGCGAATCGATCGATCTGGATTCTCTTGCCGCGCGGCTTCGACCGTTGGGAACCGTAGAGCAAAATCCCTTCCTGTTGCGATTCCACATCGATGACTTTTCCATCACTGCGTTCGCGGACGGTCGGGCGATCGTATCGGGCACCGAAGAGGTCGCTGTTGCGAAGAAACTGTATGCTCAATATCTGGGCGTTTAG
- a CDS encoding calcium-binding protein, translating into MNDDFAADATTIGTYTVSGTPLSAQFEVANDEDWIRVKGMRQFFAYDIWLFRSKDENYIQYASSLSVFDQESKQLWEYPYSVRVPDRTEYLHFGETEDHFVSISSPSTVGGYRLFIRSGDYASNVFEAATYFAPFRTNQFASALENNEDVDFLKYRLFEGVDYTFNLYGRRSNEKLGTTLGRMVLRLFDPEGSLLAEDDQTATNRNASITFTPDETADYVFEVDSDAATGSYILESEQFDDILGNVNTTAVLLSDGTPSSGQGNHGAYFSRYDADQDWFRIQTRAGFNYEVESDFASLTLRNRSGELIDVEYIEQGSFDNSRRKFRFRSQGDGTFFIAAGRLQGGGGEYAVTANVIDDHIANLRYATNFNFNSSTVGTINGAIETVGDRDWIRIPLRNFANYRFTIDAHPALRMAVSVRDEDGNILKEGVPFQSLVFSQNIGQFNDSFYLDLRSNAGATGNYTLRSEALTGGSDSSTMWNVDMTTGAGRIRGLASNGENAAEIWHRFEVTPNTWYEIESNQVNFEIVIGNGSGSVASYNAGKRYYYSGSSTASIRYLVVDPKDHNFQEQGFEINITKDARLRLENDREFSPQDTRFATNTFGFRAVEVYSSVPFTYQHNGETFQVEANSYQTLDTNQWFSIEFNDTFDGVGEFYFREVRTEGNSQWSSTELYGHHLPEGISRTNIIVPHVDQLTYAFAEGRPDYLQIDDAVVGETQALTVAEREVVVDAIFQWDRFIPFDLVESDPGVDNDAAPIMIYKAEIDSDVLAFSLNGDPLGNGLAGDIILNVNSPLWDDLSDGTQGPFEILRSVGISLGADYIANAQRDQSVMGAELTGDRADLPYPTGLLPIDINGLRQQGKTYVHPPTSVNQYRLDGDESFYETIVHYGKFDGSNITAYLSPHDATIDLRPGQSSFITTEDGSQPATWVMSNFSVIVSGRGGSGDDSLRGNELDNTLYGSSGNDTIIGGVGDDYVSGGRGDDYYSYRLGHGNDMVDEALDGNGTDTLRIEGLKNFDGIEDLRFRRFGDNLKITLELDGNDKNADAIVIKNMAIGNSRVEKLVLIQEGNFLHSLSLPSVWAQTDQQLRRFELQEGSDSFGRLVAPV; encoded by the coding sequence ATGAACGACGACTTTGCTGCTGACGCCACCACCATCGGCACCTACACCGTTTCCGGCACGCCGCTTTCTGCACAGTTCGAAGTCGCCAACGACGAAGACTGGATTCGGGTCAAAGGCATGCGACAGTTCTTTGCCTACGACATCTGGCTGTTCCGTTCCAAAGACGAAAACTACATTCAATACGCGTCGTCGTTGTCAGTTTTCGATCAGGAATCGAAACAACTTTGGGAATACCCATACTCGGTCCGCGTTCCAGACCGAACCGAGTACCTTCATTTTGGCGAAACAGAGGATCACTTTGTTTCAATCAGTTCGCCATCCACCGTCGGTGGATATCGGCTGTTCATTCGCTCCGGCGACTACGCCAGCAACGTGTTCGAAGCTGCCACTTACTTCGCGCCGTTTCGCACCAACCAGTTCGCCTCTGCGCTGGAGAACAACGAAGACGTGGACTTCCTGAAGTACCGACTTTTCGAAGGCGTTGACTACACCTTCAACCTGTACGGTCGACGATCGAACGAAAAGCTGGGAACGACGCTAGGCCGAATGGTGCTGCGGCTGTTCGACCCGGAAGGCAGTTTGCTGGCCGAAGATGATCAGACCGCCACCAATCGCAACGCATCGATCACGTTCACACCTGATGAAACCGCCGACTATGTTTTTGAAGTCGACAGCGACGCGGCGACCGGGTCCTACATTTTGGAATCGGAGCAGTTCGACGACATCCTCGGCAACGTCAACACGACTGCAGTTTTGCTTTCCGATGGAACGCCGTCTTCGGGGCAAGGAAATCACGGAGCATACTTCAGCCGATACGATGCGGATCAGGACTGGTTCCGAATACAAACGCGGGCAGGATTCAACTACGAGGTCGAGTCAGACTTTGCGTCGCTGACGCTCAGAAATCGATCCGGCGAACTCATCGACGTCGAGTACATCGAGCAGGGAAGTTTCGACAACAGCCGACGCAAATTCCGCTTTCGCTCGCAAGGCGATGGCACTTTCTTTATTGCCGCTGGTCGTTTACAAGGCGGCGGAGGCGAGTACGCGGTGACGGCAAACGTCATTGACGACCACATTGCCAATCTGAGATACGCGACCAATTTCAACTTTAACAGCAGCACCGTCGGGACCATCAACGGAGCGATTGAAACTGTCGGCGATCGAGACTGGATTCGTATTCCGCTGAGAAATTTCGCCAACTATCGATTCACAATCGACGCCCACCCAGCCTTGCGTATGGCAGTTTCGGTTCGCGATGAAGACGGCAATATTCTTAAAGAAGGCGTGCCGTTTCAGTCGCTGGTTTTCTCGCAAAACATCGGTCAGTTCAACGACTCCTTCTATCTGGATTTGCGATCCAACGCAGGCGCAACCGGCAACTACACGCTGCGATCGGAAGCTTTGACTGGCGGAAGTGACTCGTCAACGATGTGGAACGTGGACATGACGACCGGGGCAGGGCGAATCCGCGGGCTGGCCAGCAACGGAGAAAACGCTGCGGAGATCTGGCATCGCTTCGAAGTCACGCCGAACACGTGGTATGAAATCGAAAGCAATCAGGTCAACTTTGAAATCGTAATCGGAAACGGAAGCGGCTCCGTCGCCAGCTACAACGCCGGAAAGCGATACTACTATTCCGGCAGCAGTACGGCTTCGATTCGATATCTGGTGGTGGATCCGAAAGATCACAATTTCCAGGAGCAGGGATTCGAGATCAACATCACCAAGGACGCCCGCTTGCGACTTGAAAATGATCGCGAGTTCAGTCCCCAGGACACCCGCTTCGCCACAAACACGTTCGGTTTCCGTGCCGTCGAAGTTTACTCTTCGGTTCCGTTTACCTATCAGCACAACGGCGAGACATTTCAGGTTGAGGCCAACTCGTATCAGACGCTTGACACGAACCAATGGTTTTCCATCGAGTTCAACGACACGTTTGACGGCGTCGGAGAATTCTACTTTCGCGAGGTTCGCACTGAAGGCAATTCGCAATGGAGTTCAACGGAACTGTACGGGCACCATTTGCCAGAAGGCATTTCCCGGACCAACATTATCGTGCCGCACGTCGATCAGCTGACGTATGCTTTCGCCGAAGGCCGTCCTGACTATTTGCAGATCGACGATGCGGTCGTTGGCGAGACTCAAGCGTTGACAGTGGCCGAACGGGAAGTAGTCGTCGACGCGATCTTCCAATGGGATCGCTTCATTCCGTTCGACCTGGTCGAATCAGATCCCGGCGTGGACAACGATGCGGCACCGATCATGATCTACAAAGCGGAGATCGATTCCGACGTGCTCGCTTTTTCGCTTAACGGAGATCCGTTGGGCAACGGGCTGGCGGGCGACATTATCCTCAACGTGAACTCGCCGTTGTGGGACGACTTGTCGGACGGCACCCAGGGTCCATTTGAGATTCTGCGAAGCGTCGGAATTTCGCTGGGAGCGGACTACATTGCCAACGCTCAACGAGATCAGTCTGTGATGGGAGCTGAGCTGACGGGCGATCGCGCGGACTTGCCTTACCCGACTGGCTTGCTGCCGATCGACATCAACGGATTGCGTCAGCAAGGTAAAACCTACGTTCATCCGCCAACCAGCGTCAACCAGTATCGGCTCGACGGAGACGAATCGTTTTACGAAACGATCGTGCACTACGGGAAATTCGACGGCTCAAACATCACGGCCTATCTGTCACCACACGACGCAACGATTGACTTGCGTCCGGGCCAGAGCAGTTTCATTACGACGGAGGATGGATCTCAGCCAGCCACCTGGGTCATGTCGAACTTCAGCGTCATCGTCAGCGGTCGTGGCGGAAGCGGCGACGATTCGCTTCGCGGCAACGAACTGGACAACACGCTCTACGGATCTTCCGGCAACGACACGATTATCGGCGGCGTTGGCGATGACTATGTCAGTGGCGGGCGAGGCGATGACTATTACAGTTATCGATTGGGGCACGGCAACGACATGGTCGATGAAGCCCTCGACGGAAACGGAACCGATACGCTTCGAATTGAGGGGCTGAAGAATTTCGACGGGATTGAAGATCTTCGCTTCCGCCGTTTTGGCGACAATCTGAAGATCACGTTGGAGCTTGACGGCAATGACAAAAACGCGGATGCGATCGTGATCAAGAACATGGCGATTGGAAATTCGCGAGTTGAGAAATTGGTATTGATTCAGGAGGGCAATTTCCTGCATTCGCTCAGCCTGCCATCGGTTTGGGCTCAAACGGACCAACAGCTGCGGCGATTCGAATTGCAGGAGGGCAGCGATTCCTTCGGGCGACTGGTAGCGCCGGTTTAG